The nucleotide sequence gatcataGTTTAACATGTAATcctttgatctataaatatatggttctagcatttgatttgatattgatgttattcttgcactttaatctttatctttgatttaattgtgattgagaaatacttttgaatctaggtttagaataaccatctatcaaaacataggttctagacatggaatcgatgttttgataatcactttgtgtatccaaacctaaagctttcttaGCATTCAATAGAtcgagaaatcatcgattggacgataagatcgactcttgaatcattcaatagtttgagacatcgacgattgaatgatacaattgatttcacaatattgtttggacacgaatagtgttgtcgagggatacgtgataatatcaaagaaaagctagaatccatgtatgatcattaggttacgtgcgacgcttgatcaaggaactctaatcctaacaagtttcacgccctattaatctcaattttatcgtttgcaaatgagttactaaaacaaacaatcaaCTATCGTTTAActtgaaatgatatttggtgtcgaacggtccgcgatatcgcactagtccctgaggagacgatataaatacttacaattgtttgatgcaaaaatactacatcaaaatggcgccgctgccggggactggCGTTTAGATATCGTAGACATCGcgactattttatcattttaagcaTCAGTAAATACtctgtaaatatattttcttttgtatagtTATTGGTACTAACCCCTCTTTGcatacaaagaaaaatttctTGTTAGTTATATCCGTTTCAGATTCTCTACATAAATGCAATCATGGCTGATCATGGTTATAACAACTTCTACACTCCATTGGAGTATGAATCATATCAACAGTATCAACAACATCCCTATGAAGATGAACGAATATCAAAGATGGAAAATACTTTGAATATCTTCATGCAGCAATCCATGATAAACATGCAGGATACCAATCAGAGATTGAAGAATCTATCCCTGCAGATGGAAATAATGCAAGAACAAATCATGGATATTCAAGCCAACATTCAATCCACTCacagaaaacaagaaaataattcaaatacatTTGTGGAAGTCGGAAAGATTGTTGAAGAAGGTGTTGATGATACCGAGGAAGACATAATACTAGAAGAATGTAGCACAATGAAAATGGTGGAAGAATTAGAGCCACTACATCCAGAAGAATTTCCTCAAGAACGGCCATATACTGAAGAGGCCGAAACtgttgaaaatgaagaagtgATGGAGGTGACAGAGAAAGAGGATCGGATACTAATCAAGGAAGAATCAATGGAAGGAAAGGGGAAGAAAGTGAACAAGTTG is from Medicago truncatula cultivar Jemalong A17 chromosome 1, MtrunA17r5.0-ANR, whole genome shotgun sequence and encodes:
- the LOC112417936 gene encoding uncharacterized protein yields the protein MINMQDTNQRLKNLSLQMEIMQEQIMDIQANIQSTHRKQENNSNTFVEVGKIVEEGVDDTEEDIILEECSTMKMVEELEPLHPEEFPQERPYTEEAETVENEEVMEVTEKEDRILIKEESMEGKGKKVNKLEIDRIIDEICALFNKPKLGRIWTPHQLYFKFMEFLPTRRITKDDVLSVSFWPP